A part of Balneola sp. genomic DNA contains:
- the ggt gene encoding gamma-glutamyltransferase yields MDAQSVITPLVLAILLLFPFSLFAQIDREAGSAFATRSEVIAQRGMVATSQPLATQVGLQILKNGGNAIDAAIGANAAMGLMEPTGNGIGGDLFAIIWHEESGQLYALNASGRSPLGLSYDRLMEIIEEKELDRIHPYDLLSVSVPGAIDGWFEMHDRFGSASMEDILAEPIWYAENGFPVSEAISGAWRRSARFLSRQPGAFIETFTFDGRGPEKGEVFKNPDLGNTFRLLARDGRDAFYRGEITEKIDAWMKENDGYLRYEDFDKHTSTWVEPQTVNYRGYDVYQVGGNVQGTAVLQMLNILEGFDLKETGFATAETFHLFIEAKKLVFEDRAKHYVDEDFYDMPYEKLLSKEYAAERRELIGERARRDITTGVDVLEDGDTIYLTTADQYGNMVSLIQSNFRGMGTGFVVPGTGFSFQNRGELFSLDPNHPNVYEPGKRPFHTIIPGFVMKDGEPFMTLGNMGGGYQPMGHVSLITNVIDFGMNMQEAGDALRWEHSGSTQPTDALDETLTDVGMVSIESSIDFEVIRALRRMGHEVKVGDSFFGRFQAIMRDLETGVYYGASEARVDGQAAGY; encoded by the coding sequence ATGGATGCTCAATCAGTTATCACTCCTTTAGTACTTGCCATACTTCTTCTCTTCCCTTTTAGCTTGTTTGCTCAGATCGATCGCGAAGCGGGCAGTGCTTTTGCCACCCGGTCTGAAGTTATTGCACAACGCGGGATGGTTGCTACCAGCCAGCCACTGGCCACCCAGGTTGGTCTTCAAATCCTCAAAAATGGAGGTAATGCCATTGATGCAGCGATAGGGGCTAATGCAGCGATGGGACTCATGGAGCCCACTGGAAATGGAATTGGAGGGGATCTCTTTGCCATAATTTGGCATGAGGAAAGTGGTCAGCTGTATGCGCTTAATGCAAGCGGTCGATCTCCATTGGGACTTTCTTATGACCGATTGATGGAAATCATTGAGGAAAAGGAATTGGACAGAATCCATCCTTATGATTTACTGTCTGTTTCTGTACCAGGAGCTATAGATGGTTGGTTTGAGATGCATGATCGTTTTGGGTCGGCATCCATGGAAGATATTTTAGCCGAACCTATCTGGTATGCTGAAAATGGCTTTCCGGTGAGTGAAGCCATATCGGGAGCCTGGAGAAGAAGTGCCCGCTTCCTAAGCCGGCAACCAGGAGCCTTCATAGAAACCTTTACCTTTGATGGCCGCGGCCCGGAAAAAGGGGAAGTGTTCAAAAACCCGGATTTGGGAAATACCTTCCGGCTATTGGCTAGAGATGGCCGAGATGCTTTTTACCGGGGTGAAATCACGGAGAAAATCGATGCCTGGATGAAAGAGAATGATGGTTACCTCCGCTATGAAGATTTCGATAAGCACACTTCAACCTGGGTGGAGCCACAAACGGTAAACTATCGCGGCTATGATGTATACCAGGTGGGTGGGAATGTACAGGGTACAGCTGTTCTTCAAATGTTGAATATCCTGGAAGGTTTTGACCTTAAAGAAACTGGTTTTGCTACTGCAGAGACTTTTCATCTGTTTATCGAAGCCAAAAAACTGGTATTCGAAGACAGAGCCAAGCATTATGTGGACGAAGATTTTTACGATATGCCATACGAGAAACTGCTCTCCAAAGAATATGCAGCTGAACGAAGAGAATTAATTGGCGAAAGAGCTCGCCGTGATATTACTACCGGGGTAGATGTGCTCGAAGATGGCGATACCATTTATCTTACCACAGCTGATCAGTACGGAAATATGGTTTCTCTTATTCAAAGTAATTTCCGCGGTATGGGAACTGGTTTTGTGGTGCCAGGAACGGGGTTTAGCTTTCAAAACCGGGGAGAGTTATTCTCACTCGATCCAAATCACCCGAATGTATATGAGCCAGGAAAACGACCGTTCCATACTATTATCCCAGGCTTCGTTATGAAAGACGGGGAGCCCTTTATGACGCTTGGTAATATGGGGGGGGGATATCAGCCCATGGGGCATGTGAGCTTAATCACCAACGTCATCGATTTTGGGATGAACATGCAGGAAGCTGGTGATGCCTTAAGATGGGAGCACTCAGGATCTACCCAGCCAACCGATGCATTGGATGAAACTCTTACCGATGTTGGGATGGTAAGTATTGAAAGCTCAATTGATTTCGAGGTGATAAGAGCGCTGAGAAGGATGGGGCATGAAGTAAAAGTTGGAGACAGTTTCTTTGGCCGTTTCCAGGCCATTATGCGCGACTTAGAAACCGGTGTGTATTACGGAGCCTCAGAAGCCAGGGTTGACGGCCAGGCAGCAGGGTATTAG